A DNA window from Plodia interpunctella isolate USDA-ARS_2022_Savannah chromosome 12, ilPloInte3.2, whole genome shotgun sequence contains the following coding sequences:
- the LOC128674366 gene encoding zinc finger protein 512B-like, whose amino-acid sequence MKAFLLTLFLTASVLAEPSKVIEKRSGIGHYASAPLIGNGLGLGHGYGLGYSGLALGHGAVVGADVHTTVTKHVGVPVPAPYPVAVDRPVPYPVKVAVPVAVDRPYPVHVPRPYPVAVEKPVAVPVDRPVPVPVPHAVPVPVIKQVGVPVPQPYPVAVPKPVAVPVPAPVAVPVVKSIVAPALHEGISLGHLSHGLGHLSHGLGHGFGHGLGHIGLAHGYGHGLSGHAKLW is encoded by the exons CTCCTCACCCTCTTCCTGACGGCATCAGTTCTAGCCGAACCGAGCAAAGTCATAGAAAAACGCAGTGGCATAGGGCACTACGCAAGCGCACCCCTCATCGGGAATGGATTGGGCCTGGGTCACGGGTACGGGCTCGGGTACAGCGGCCTGGCATTGGGCCACGGCGCAGTGGTCGGCGCTGACGTCCACACGACAGTTACGAAGCATGTTGGTGTGCCCGTACCCGCCCCTTACCCGGTCGCTGTTGACAGGCCCGTGCCGTACCCTGTAAAG GTTGCAGTACCCGTAGCAGTGGACCGCCCATACCCAGTCCATGTACCCAGGCCGTACCCAGTGGCTGTAGAGAAGCCAGTAGCTGTGCCCGTAGACCGGCCCGTTCCGGTACCTGTACCGCATGCCGTTCCGGTCCCCGTTATTAAACAA GTCGGTGTACCCGTGCCACAGCCGTATCCCGTCGCTGTACCCAAACCCGTCGCTGTACCCGTACCCGCGCCAGTCGCCGTTCCCGTGGTGAAGTCAATAGTCGCTCCCGCATTACACGAGGGCATCTCCCTGGGCCACCTGAGCCACGGCTTGGGCCACCTGAGCCACGGCTTGGGCCACGGCTTCGGCCACGGCTTAGGCCACATCGGCCTCGCGCACGGGTACGGCCACGGCCTCTCCGGTCACGCCAAGTTATGGTAA